The Sparus aurata chromosome 12, fSpaAur1.1, whole genome shotgun sequence sequence AAATCCGGTTTTTCAGTAAGAAGAGCGGTAAGCTGAAGACGGGCTACAAGCGTGACTTTGTCAACCTGGGCTGCGACGTCGACTTCGAGGGTCCCATCATCCACGCCGCCGCTGTGCTGGGCTACGAGGGCTGGCTGGCCGGATACCAGATGGCCTTCGACACGGCCAAGTCCAAACTGGCCCAGAACAACTTCGCCCTCGGATACAGGGCCGGAGACTTCCAGCTGCACACCAACGTGTGAGTACTCCACAGAGATCAGAgaacacaaatgtttaacaGAAAGCACAAAAGTTTTCTTTAGAGTCTGTAGATGAACCTCTCTGaatcttctctctctcaggaaCGACGGCACCGAGTTCGGCGGCTCCATCTACCAGAAGGTGAACGACGAGCTGGAGACGGCGGTCACTCTGGCCTGGACCGCCGGCAGTAACAACACTCGCTTCGGCATCGCTGCCAAATACAAGCTGGACAAAGACGCCTCTCTGTCTGTAAGTGACCCTTTCATTTTAATCCTAATCTTAATGAATTGTTGTTTTGGAAAACTCTCCTAAAACAATTTCTAATCTCTTCTTTCATGTCTTATTATTTACAACACAGGCCAAAGTGAACAATGCCAGTCTGATTGGAGTGGGCTACACCCAGAGTCTTCGGCCAGGTAAACAGTCTCCACCCAGATGTTTGTTCCTCCAGCGCAGTATCTCATGTCACCACTAGGAGTCGTCCTTTATTAAATGGGGGTTACAGTTCTGAGCTCAGAGTCGCCTGTGAAGATGCTGAGAGCGACTGTAAAGAAACTGactgatgttttctctgctATGAATGACATCACGCCTTATAAACAGATCTACTCACTATAACGACAgtgattgattgacagctgatCGGTGTCTATGTTAAAGACACCAAGTCATCTTTTTATCTCTACGCTGCCACAGATGCTCATTTCTCAttagaaacaattaaaaagagatgcttgcaaaaacaaacagcccTTAAGTGTTACCTAAAGAAAGACTGTAGACATCAGTTAAGAATGCATAAAGTCTCTGTGTGATTTCAGAGACCTTAAACTGATGTAACAAGATGCTGCAGGTGGctgtaaattattattttttgtttggaagtGCTGAAAGATTTGCGATATGATTGTCAGCCATGTCGTCCCTACTGGTTTACCTTCGTACTTTACTTATTTTGCCTGTCAAACAGTTATAAAAAGGTGAGGATATGAGGGTTTTATCCATAATTTATCTCATCATATATATACGGTCGATGGCAGTAAGCATGCTTGGAGGAAGCGGCAGGATTACTTGTGTGGACGGTGGCAGCAGCTAAAAATGTCCATCTTTTTAAGTGTACGCTATATTTagaacattttcacagttttaccTCGCTGTCAGGCAGGAACGACATGGAACTAAAGCTGTTATCTCTCTCTCCATAGCTACCAGACTCCTATGACAAAAACTGTGACGTATAGGCTGCTGGTTTGTCCATCAGTTGGTTTACTCGTGTTACTGTTTGACTAACCCTCTGACTGTTCGGTGTCCCCGCAGGCGTGAAGGTCACCCTCTCAGCCCTGATCGACGGGAAGAACTTCAACGCTGGCGGACACAAAGTGGGCATGGGCTTCGAGCTGGAGGCGTAAGGCGGGGACCTCGGACCGGccaacaaagaaagaaaagccctGGAACCACATGACCACACACTCCTccgccctcccctcccctcccctcccctcacaCAGTCCACAACCATCACGTAGCGTCTCTCTGGACTCCCCCTCACACGTCCCCTCCCCCCCGGTCACATGTCTCATGAGCATTTCTGACGGTAATAGTCGAGTCTCGGCATCATGCTTAAACGCCCTGAGAGGAGCCGTGAGGTTGCGTGTTGATCTTGAAACTGACGGCACCTAGTTGTGGATTGTTACAGTTTTTCATGGTTACTGAAGTGACACTTATTTATTTCCCTGTAGCTCTTGGATGAAGTTAGTCGTCGGTGTACATGTGTAGCTCTTATAAGCTTCTGTATTCGGCTGTTCCTGCCTTCCTAAAAGCATGTAAGAATGAAGACGTGGATGCAGAGCTGAAGGCTTATTTGCTTGGTTAAAAAAAACGGTGCTGAGtgtctgttttatctttttgttttgtattggtTTGAAGACTTTTGGCTGTGTTGTTGCAATATGTGGACCATTTAATCcatataaatgttttcttacaACACACTTCATGAACATATGACTGATTAAAGGTGgtttgactgactgaatgaagGATATTTAAAGACGTCAGCTTTTCAGGAACAGTGACAGTCTTTTCAGCGCAGATGCTCTTAAATCTTCGAACGCTTTGTGACTTCTCGCGTTGGTAGGTGAAATCAATATAGTGGAATCTTCTGGTAGCTTGAGTAGTTAGTTTGCATTTCTACAATATTGTTTTCATCTACCCGTCTCATCTCAGCGGTCACAAACAAAGTGAGAATATTTTGCATCTGCTCGTATGTCTCGTAGGTATCTCTGCTGTTCAGTGACGCCAGGCGTCTTAACTTGATGGCCAGCTGTTTCCTCATGTTGCTCGGGGACTGCACTCATTGCTGTCAGCGCTCTcttcttggaaaaaaaacacaaacactcccctCCTCAGATCTGTACATAAAATTCAGCTGATTGTCCTCTGAGTGACTCCAGTAAAAACACTTACTAGGATTATGTAAGAGGTGGACATGTCCCACATGACTATCCTGTTCCTTTTTTCTGGCAGTCATGCatcaaaatgtgtttatttattattattttttctccaTCTTATTGTCGTCATGATTATAAGGctcatttttctttgtcatttagaCACAGTACCTCATTTTTCCAATGTCAATTAAGGGAAttctaataataaaaaaaacaactaaaaaagaATGTCTGAAAGTTGTTCATGATTCTTTTCCAAACAGAATATGGTGTTAAAACTGAGCGTAAAGATACAAACCaacaattgtttatttttattatcaattaatctgtcGCACAATTTTACAATTACTGGATTAAGTGTTTGGTATATACAGACGATGTAGTTTACTGAgcgctttaacacaaaactatatgagattttactttatttacttggaaattatcttttaaattgacaaacgtGAAACTCTTGATAGACATCTAAAGTCTCCCTGAGGGAACCGGAACCGGAAGGGGCGTGGTCAGATACCATCGTCCTGCGTCTACAGCGGCAACAGTTTGATAAACGGCCTAAATAGTTGAAGTCGAATTAAATAAGTTATCCGACAGCTCGaagtaaaacttaaaaacaatCTCTAAACGGTGGAAGGAAATAAAACTAGCCtaggacagaaacaaaaacatggcGCCGCTAAAACTGACCATACATTTCCCTCCCCAGCAGCACAACTGTGTCGTTAGCCGGCGGCTAACAACAGctaatacacacaaacacgctcaCTTTACCTTATAAAAGACACCAAACAACGTGAACACGACCTCGCTGTGAACAGTTACCGACAGAAGCTGAACTAAAACCTGTCAAGTATCGATATCCATCATGATTAACGGCTGCGTTTCCGCACCGGATGTGACGTGCCTGACGGCTACTTCGTGATTTCATTTAGAGCTAATTACTTAAGTTGTTATTTTGCTCTTCTTGATGAGGGCCTGCTTAAATCCTctcaaaaataattaattaaaatgaaaaacaacccaCCATAAAATCGCCATGACCGGAAACTTTGGGCATCAGAGTGGCGTAGCGATGACGTCTTTTTGTACgttaaaccggaagttagcatcgccctggtttccctcaacaaaaagcctTCGGGAATTTGAATTGGATCTCGAATTATTgctgaaaataatctctgtaTCAAACACAGGTTTATGATACTTACACGTGTTGtcaatcaaaataatttaaagaaaagaacacaacttttgtgattttagaaGCATAAATGAAGTCTTTAgtagtaaaaagctaatgttaggctcaCTGAAAACCCATTCAAAATACCCATAGACAAAATACCCAAGTGCAATTGATTTCAGGGTTTTAAGACTCATTACTGTACACATATTTACCCataatgtcaaaaaatgtactccaaacttttcttctttttcttttttggtcaATCAAAAAAGTGCTACGTAATGTTTTGCAGGCTGTATCCATGAAAAGTCGTGTACACGGTTGAGTTTAAACAGTGTCTTTAATTTCAAGGCACTCCTTACATTAAAGtttatattaataatataaactgATTACAGGACATTAACATATTCATGACTCACTCAAACCCATCAGATCAGTAACAATCAAATCGTGATGCTAATGCAAGTCTGTGttgattttatgtttgtttgttggatgTGATCATGCAAAAATATCTTTCTTTAATAAATAAGCTTGTCAGGAACCAAATGAGGTGAGGCCAGGTATGCAGGCAAGATCCATCCTGCTACTAGCAGACTTAGCTTGAGGCTAAATGTCACTAGCTGCTAGCCTATGAGCAAAAGCAACTATTGATAGTATTACAGTCTTTAATCCCATACATTATCAAAGTAAATCAAGCAACACATTGATGATTCTGTGGAAATATCAACAGAATCTGCTGACTTGCACTAGCAGTATTTAAAGACATGCTGCAATTGACATTTCTGACAAAAACATCCCCAAATCTGTATATGCATGAGGCTATAAATATCTGAacttcccttttttaaaatgaatcaataTTGGTCTCACTTCTACTACATCTGATTGAGCTGCCTGATATAGTAGTTGTAAACTAAAAGAGGGGTTAGAAGGGTTAAAGGGTCAGTTC is a genomic window containing:
- the LOC115592394 gene encoding voltage-dependent anion-selective channel protein 2 isoform X2; its protein translation is MAVPPTYSDLGKAAKDIFSKGYGFGVVKLDLKTKSQSGVMEFNTSGSSNTDTGKASGSLETKYKMKELGLSFNQKWNTDNTLATEVTVEDQLTQGLKVALDTSFVPNTGKKSGKLKTGYKRDFVNLGCDVDFEGPIIHAAAVLGYEGWLAGYQMAFDTAKSKLAQNNFALGYRAGDFQLHTNVNDGTEFGGSIYQKVNDELETAVTLAWTAGSNNTRFGIAAKYKLDKDASLSAKVNNASLIGVGYTQSLRPGVKVTLSALIDGKNFNAGGHKVGMGFELEA
- the LOC115592394 gene encoding voltage-dependent anion-selective channel protein 2 isoform X4 is translated as MAVPPTYSDLGKAAKDIFSKGYGFGVVKLDLKTKSQSGVEFNTSGSSNTDTGKASGSLETKYKMKELGLSFNQKWNTDNTLATEVTVEDQLTQGLKVALDTSFVPNTGKKSGKLKTGYKRDFVNLGCDVDFEGPIIHAAAVLGYEGWLAGYQMAFDTAKSKLAQNNFALGYRAGDFQLHTNVNDGTEFGGSIYQKVNDELETAVTLAWTAGSNNTRFGIAAKYKLDKDASLSAKVNNASLIGVGYTQSLRPGVKVTLSALIDGKNFNAGGHKVGMGFELEA